A region of Veillonellaceae bacterium DNA encodes the following proteins:
- the tsaD gene encoding tRNA (adenosine(37)-N6)-threonylcarbamoyltransferase complex transferase subunit TsaD, with protein sequence MKILAFESSCDETSCAVVEDGRQVLSDIISTQVPIHKKFGGVVPEIASRHHIEDVLPVAIEALEQAGCSWSDMDAIAVTQGPGLVGALLVGVAAAKAAAWAIDKPLIAVNHMEGHIFANLVQYPDLEPPFLSLVVSGGHTMLVVVRDYNHFELLGQTRDDAAGEAFDKVARVLGYPYPGGPHIDRLAKEGNSSAIHFPMGLSKGHNFDFSFSGLKSSVINYINTMKMKKEEIVAEDVAASFQKAVVDVLIEKAMEAVKVTGMKTIALAGGVAANSELRTRLEEECSKRGIRMCRPSLTLCTDNGAMIGCRAYYMARAGEFADMSLNADPRLPFNAEQIKL encoded by the coding sequence ATGAAAATATTAGCATTCGAATCAAGTTGTGATGAAACGTCCTGCGCAGTAGTGGAGGACGGCAGACAAGTCTTGTCTGACATCATTTCAACACAGGTTCCGATTCATAAGAAGTTTGGCGGTGTAGTTCCTGAAATTGCATCACGCCATCATATAGAGGATGTGCTTCCCGTTGCCATTGAAGCATTGGAGCAGGCAGGATGCAGCTGGTCTGATATGGATGCCATCGCGGTCACGCAGGGGCCGGGCCTGGTCGGGGCGCTTCTTGTTGGGGTAGCAGCCGCAAAGGCGGCAGCCTGGGCTATCGACAAGCCTCTTATTGCAGTCAACCATATGGAAGGGCATATCTTTGCCAACCTGGTACAGTATCCCGATCTGGAACCTCCTTTTCTGTCACTGGTTGTTTCCGGCGGTCATACCATGCTCGTTGTAGTCAGAGATTACAATCACTTTGAACTTCTCGGACAGACAAGAGATGATGCTGCAGGAGAAGCTTTCGATAAAGTCGCACGTGTACTTGGTTATCCATATCCGGGCGGGCCGCACATTGACCGTCTGGCAAAGGAAGGGAACAGCAGCGCTATCCACTTCCCGATGGGACTCAGCAAGGGTCATAACTTTGATTTTTCCTTCAGCGGATTGAAATCATCCGTCATCAACTACATCAATACGATGAAAATGAAGAAAGAAGAAATCGTGGCAGAGGACGTGGCAGCTTCCTTCCAGAAGGCCGTTGTGGATGTCCTGATCGAAAAAGCGATGGAAGCCGTCAAAGTGACGGGCATGAAGACGATTGCTCTTGCCGGCGGAGTCGCAGCAAACAGCGAATTAAGGACAAGGCTTGAAGAGGAGTGCAGTAAACGCGGCATACGCATGTGCCGTCCGAGCCTGACCCTTTGCACCGACAACGGGGCTATGATCGGCTGCCGTGCCTATTACATGGCCAGAGCCGGCGAATTTGCCGATATGTCTTTAAATGCGGATCCGCGCCTGCCTTTTAATGCAGAACAGATCAAACTGTAA
- the rimI gene encoding ribosomal protein S18-alanine N-acetyltransferase, protein MGKAACRFVIEEALDSDILAIYEIGRICFSDAWRKETVDHDFQGTHSHYLVARTSEKVIGYACFWYVLDEAQLVNIGVLPEFRKQGAAKAILEAGIDKALENDMKTMFLEVRVSNHGAQNLYKNFGFHVDGLRKSVYELPVEDGYIMSRKL, encoded by the coding sequence ATGGGAAAAGCAGCATGCCGATTCGTAATAGAAGAAGCGCTTGACTCTGATATTCTAGCCATATATGAAATTGGCAGGATTTGTTTTTCCGATGCATGGAGAAAAGAGACTGTCGATCATGATTTTCAGGGAACGCACAGCCATTACCTCGTTGCAAGGACTTCGGAAAAAGTCATAGGCTATGCCTGTTTCTGGTACGTGCTTGATGAAGCGCAGCTGGTCAATATCGGGGTTCTTCCTGAGTTTCGAAAGCAGGGGGCGGCAAAAGCCATTCTGGAAGCCGGGATTGATAAAGCTCTTGAAAACGATATGAAGACAATGTTTCTTGAAGTCCGTGTGAGCAATCATGGGGCACAGAATTTATATAAGAATTTTGGGTTCCACGTTGACGGTCTAAGGAAATCGGTGTATGAACTTCCTGTCGAAGACGGATATATCATGTCCCGAAAGTTATAA
- the tsaB gene encoding tRNA (adenosine(37)-N6)-threonylcarbamoyltransferase complex dimerization subunit type 1 TsaB: protein MLLAIDTSSLVLSCALAEEGKLVAEWTQQKKLTHSEQLIPCMDLMLKEVGVSKKEITGIAVAKGPGSFTGLRIGLATAKMASYIWNVPLVGVDTLEALAWNMYGAQAFILPLLDAQKNNVYAALYGAFNEMWQEKPEVAASIDSVIESAVKHGGTVIAVGECADKYKDKLVSAGILLAPPHSRCSRAGSLAMAGISKLKNGMADDPLTLLPNYIRRSEAEVLWEKQHADS, encoded by the coding sequence ATGCTTCTTGCCATTGATACATCATCTTTAGTTTTAAGCTGCGCTTTAGCAGAGGAGGGAAAGCTTGTCGCTGAATGGACACAGCAGAAAAAACTGACACATTCAGAACAGCTGATTCCATGCATGGACCTTATGCTGAAAGAAGTGGGCGTCAGCAAAAAGGAAATAACAGGGATTGCCGTCGCCAAGGGCCCTGGCTCATTTACGGGTCTTAGAATCGGCCTTGCTACAGCCAAGATGGCATCCTATATCTGGAACGTCCCGTTGGTCGGTGTTGACACCCTGGAAGCTCTTGCATGGAATATGTACGGCGCGCAGGCATTTATTCTTCCGCTTCTCGATGCGCAGAAGAATAATGTGTATGCAGCCCTTTACGGGGCATTTAATGAAATGTGGCAGGAAAAGCCTGAAGTGGCAGCTTCCATTGATTCTGTCATAGAATCAGCTGTAAAACATGGCGGGACGGTCATTGCAGTCGGTGAATGTGCTGATAAATATAAGGATAAGCTGGTTTCTGCAGGTATTCTGCTGGCTCCGCCCCATAGCAGATGCAGCCGCGCGGGAAGTCTCGCCATGGCAGGAATCTCTAAATTGAAAAACGGCATGGCAGATGATCCATTGACGCTTTTGCCAAATTATATCCGCAGAAGCGAGGCAGAAGTCTTATGGGAAAAGCAGCATGCCGATTCGTAA
- the tsaE gene encoding tRNA (adenosine(37)-N6)-threonylcarbamoyltransferase complex ATPase subunit type 1 TsaE has protein sequence MKNNEAVFISTSEEMTMEFGRFIGEHAENGLFIALIGDLGTGKTHFVQGLAKGLGINDVVSSPTFTIMNYYEGEIPLKHFDFYRLDTEEDLYNIGWEEYSEGGVTVAEWADMFPRLIPERAIYIYLSNKGTTEREVKVIWGEEAPDAITKEIEKYASCH, from the coding sequence GTGAAAAATAATGAAGCAGTATTTATAAGCACGAGTGAAGAAATGACGATGGAATTCGGCCGTTTCATAGGGGAACATGCTGAAAACGGACTGTTCATTGCCTTGATTGGAGATCTTGGAACAGGTAAAACCCATTTTGTCCAGGGACTCGCCAAAGGACTGGGAATCAATGATGTGGTGAGCAGCCCCACCTTTACAATCATGAATTATTATGAAGGTGAGATTCCGTTAAAGCATTTTGATTTCTATCGTCTTGATACAGAAGAGGATTTATACAATATCGGCTGGGAGGAATACAGCGAAGGCGGTGTCACCGTTGCAGAATGGGCAGACATGTTCCCGAGACTGATTCCAGAGAGAGCCATATACATATATTTGTCAAATAAAGGAACAACAGAAAGAGAAGTCAAGGTTATCTGGGGAGAAGAAGCTCCTGATGCCATAACAAAGGAGATAGAGAAATATGCTTCTTGCCATTGA
- a CDS encoding patatin family protein encodes MSIITEGLHKTNTMNSALVLEGGAMRGLFTAGILDAFMERGFYFPKVVGISAGALQGLSYISRQPGRNVSVNIRFAPDKRYMGLRHLVRDGSYFNFRFMFGKLAHEYVPFNYDKFEKASETLYVGITDCLTGKPVFVSSKSCPLSEFMGVCVASCSIPLLSKPVKLEGKEYVDGGVGMPLVPFPEDLPFPCTKPVYILTRDITYRKKKVPHGFKSLMRAAYGRTYPAVVEGMCSIPERYNEKVKKIIQMEKEGKVFVLRPESPVKVSRVEKDTKKLRALYEEGYQIGMKRFDEMMRWMSEK; translated from the coding sequence ATGTCAATCATAACCGAAGGTTTGCATAAAACAAATACGATGAATTCCGCTCTTGTCCTTGAAGGCGGAGCGATGCGGGGACTCTTTACGGCGGGGATACTTGATGCTTTTATGGAAAGGGGATTCTACTTCCCAAAAGTCGTTGGGATTTCTGCAGGTGCCCTGCAGGGGCTCAGCTATATTTCCAGACAGCCGGGAAGAAACGTATCCGTCAATATCAGGTTTGCTCCGGATAAAAGATATATGGGGCTTCGTCATTTGGTGCGCGACGGCAGTTATTTTAACTTCCGCTTTATGTTTGGCAAGCTTGCTCATGAATATGTGCCTTTTAATTATGACAAGTTTGAAAAGGCTTCGGAAACGTTATATGTGGGCATTACTGACTGCCTTACGGGGAAACCTGTTTTTGTATCGAGTAAAAGCTGCCCTCTTTCCGAATTTATGGGGGTATGCGTCGCAAGCTGCTCGATTCCGCTTCTCTCAAAGCCGGTAAAACTTGAGGGAAAGGAATACGTGGATGGCGGCGTGGGGATGCCGCTTGTGCCTTTCCCTGAAGATCTGCCATTTCCGTGCACAAAACCCGTATACATACTGACAAGGGATATTACGTATCGCAAGAAAAAGGTGCCGCATGGGTTTAAATCCCTCATGCGTGCTGCCTACGGCAGGACGTATCCCGCTGTGGTGGAGGGCATGTGCTCTATCCCGGAGCGGTATAATGAAAAGGTAAAAAAGATCATACAGATGGAGAAAGAGGGAAAAGTTTTCGTACTGCGCCCGGAATCTCCCGTCAAAGTGTCCCGCGTGGAAAAAGACACGAAAAAACTTCGTGCACTTTACGAAGAAGGCTATCAGATCGGCATGAAGCGGTTTGATGAGATGATGAGGTGGATGAGTGAAAAATAA
- the gpmA gene encoding 2,3-diphosphoglycerate-dependent phosphoglycerate mutase: MYTLVVIRHGESEWNKKNLFCGWTDVDLTENGFREAKEAGKLLKAEGFTFDKCYTSVLKRAIHTAYSVLDEMDLVWIPVIKNYHLNERHYGALQGLNKTETTDKYGEEQVHLWRRSYDVCPPALSEDDPRNPKNQPPYQKLGDVKLPLTECLKDTVARVAPYFEGVIKPEIQNGEKVLIAAHGNSIRALRKHLEGISSDEIAGMNIPTGIPLVYHLNEDFTVHDVSYLGDQEAIQKKITAVKNQSAKSK; this comes from the coding sequence ATGTACACATTAGTAGTCATTCGTCATGGTGAAAGTGAATGGAATAAAAAGAATCTGTTTTGCGGCTGGACAGATGTAGACCTGACAGAAAACGGATTCCGCGAAGCGAAAGAAGCCGGGAAACTCTTAAAAGCAGAAGGCTTTACTTTTGATAAATGCTATACATCTGTTCTCAAGAGAGCTATCCATACCGCTTATTCTGTTCTTGATGAAATGGATCTTGTCTGGATTCCGGTCATCAAGAACTACCATCTCAACGAAAGACACTACGGTGCCCTTCAGGGATTGAACAAGACGGAAACAACAGATAAGTATGGGGAAGAACAGGTCCATTTATGGCGCCGTTCTTATGATGTATGCCCGCCGGCACTTTCTGAAGATGATCCCAGAAACCCGAAAAACCAGCCTCCTTACCAGAAACTTGGCGATGTGAAGCTCCCATTGACGGAATGCCTGAAAGATACGGTAGCAAGGGTAGCACCTTACTTTGAAGGCGTCATCAAACCGGAAATTCAGAATGGAGAAAAAGTCCTGATTGCAGCGCATGGCAATTCCATCCGCGCACTCAGGAAGCATCTTGAAGGAATTTCCAGTGACGAAATTGCCGGGATGAACATTCCTACAGGAATCCCGCTCGTTTATCATCTGAATGAAGATTTCACGGTGCATGATGTTTCTTATCTTGGCGACCAGGAAGCCATTCAGAAGAAAATTACAGCAGTCAAAAATCAGTCTGCCAAGTCCAAATAA
- the thiL gene encoding thiamine-phosphate kinase: MTEKTISDIGEFGLIKLISHDLIYRPEFVKIGPGDDGAVYSIPDGFDQVISTDTMVEGIHFTSVTMSAYDVGWKLCASNFSDMAAMGADPIGFVISAAFPEKLYTSWVERCYEGIRDCCKEYRVNLLGGDMTGSVSGIIMTGTVVGIVPKDTAVRRSGARRGDVVFVTGHPGDSAGGLYALLHENKEYSGLIEKHKHPRPQIEWGTLLREAGTSSLNDISDGISREVNEIAEASGVSIKIDKSSIPVSAEALEYGRKAGIDPLSWALDGGEDYELIGTISKEDFEKVKNRPGIKEIGVVTDKPGKGVFLKQEGHLELLEVHGYDHFEK; the protein is encoded by the coding sequence ATGACAGAAAAAACAATTTCAGATATAGGTGAATTTGGTCTTATCAAATTAATATCGCATGACCTGATTTACAGGCCGGAGTTTGTTAAGATTGGGCCAGGGGATGACGGAGCGGTCTATTCTATACCAGACGGATTTGATCAGGTCATATCAACGGATACTATGGTGGAAGGTATTCATTTCACCAGTGTGACGATGAGTGCCTATGATGTTGGCTGGAAGCTCTGTGCCTCAAATTTCAGCGATATGGCCGCTATGGGCGCCGATCCGATAGGGTTTGTCATTTCAGCCGCATTTCCTGAAAAGCTTTACACTTCATGGGTTGAGCGATGCTATGAAGGAATCCGGGACTGCTGCAAAGAATACCGGGTCAATTTGCTTGGCGGAGACATGACCGGATCTGTTTCAGGTATTATCATGACAGGAACTGTGGTAGGCATAGTTCCAAAGGATACAGCCGTCCGGCGAAGCGGTGCGCGCAGGGGAGATGTTGTTTTTGTAACCGGACATCCCGGTGATTCAGCGGGTGGGCTCTATGCCCTGCTTCATGAAAACAAAGAATACAGCGGGCTTATAGAAAAGCATAAGCATCCGCGGCCTCAGATTGAATGGGGAACTCTTTTGCGGGAAGCAGGAACCTCTTCCCTGAATGATATTTCTGACGGAATATCCAGAGAAGTCAATGAAATTGCAGAAGCAAGCGGTGTCTCCATCAAAATCGACAAATCATCCATACCCGTTTCTGCTGAAGCTTTGGAATATGGCAGAAAAGCGGGAATCGATCCTCTTTCCTGGGCCTTGGACGGCGGGGAAGATTATGAACTTATAGGTACGATTTCAAAAGAAGATTTTGAAAAGGTAAAAAATCGTCCTGGCATAAAAGAAATAGGAGTTGTGACAGATAAGCCCGGGAAAGGCGTATTCCTGAAACAGGAAGGGCATCTGGAATTGCTTGAAGTGCATGGTTATGATCATTTTGAAAAGTGA
- a CDS encoding isochorismatase family protein: MDHLIIVDCQYDFIDGSLACSHSREAVRNIIAFANANDVECMYTSDWHSKTNKSFKINGGIWPVHCVAGSRGAEVSDEFNQMNEGNRPGKDNIFYKGKNDDVEEYSACLAANSSGKVLSECVSPHVYVTGIAAEYCVKETVLGLLEKGIKVTVLKDCLGYVSEDDYRKSLAAMKDKGAEVL, translated from the coding sequence ATGGACCATTTGATTATCGTAGATTGTCAGTATGATTTTATCGACGGTTCCCTGGCATGCAGCCACAGCCGGGAAGCCGTCAGAAATATTATAGCTTTTGCCAATGCAAATGATGTGGAATGCATGTACACTTCGGACTGGCACAGCAAGACAAATAAATCTTTTAAAATTAACGGCGGTATCTGGCCGGTACACTGCGTTGCAGGAAGCAGGGGCGCTGAAGTATCAGATGAATTTAATCAAATGAATGAAGGCAATCGCCCTGGCAAAGATAATATTTTCTATAAAGGCAAAAATGATGATGTTGAGGAGTATTCGGCATGCCTTGCTGCAAACAGCAGCGGAAAGGTATTATCCGAATGCGTTTCGCCTCATGTCTACGTCACGGGGATTGCAGCCGAGTACTGTGTCAAGGAAACGGTTCTCGGCCTTCTTGAAAAGGGGATTAAAGTAACCGTTCTTAAGGACTGCCTTGGCTATGTTTCTGAAGATGACTACAGGAAAAGCCTTGCTGCTATGAAGGATAAAGGAGCAGAAGTACTTTAA
- the nth gene encoding endonuclease III has product MRVTKKIKAEQLRRLSIAYAGEGTMLKYTSPFTLLVAVILSAQCTDKRVNIITDRIFPRLDTPEKMGALTQAELEREIHDCGLYKSKAKNLLGMCHMLSEEYDGKVPEDFDKLVKLPGVGRKTANVVRSVVWGYPAIAVDTHVFRVANRLKLATGTTPLEVEEGLQKAIPKKDWSAAHHWLIWHGRRVCHARKPDCETCILQDVCPSCTVSVPPWKG; this is encoded by the coding sequence ATGAGGGTCACGAAGAAAATAAAGGCAGAGCAGCTGAGGCGTCTCAGCATTGCTTATGCGGGGGAAGGGACAATGCTTAAATACACAAGTCCTTTTACACTGCTCGTGGCAGTCATACTTTCTGCCCAGTGTACGGATAAGCGCGTCAATATTATTACTGACAGGATTTTTCCGCGCCTTGATACTCCGGAAAAGATGGGAGCATTGACACAGGCGGAGCTTGAACGGGAAATCCATGACTGCGGCCTTTATAAATCCAAGGCAAAGAACCTTTTGGGAATGTGTCATATGCTCTCTGAGGAATATGATGGAAAAGTCCCGGAGGACTTTGATAAGCTCGTAAAACTTCCAGGCGTCGGCAGAAAGACGGCCAATGTTGTAAGAAGTGTTGTATGGGGATATCCTGCCATTGCAGTCGATACACACGTTTTCAGAGTAGCCAACCGTCTGAAACTTGCAACGGGCACAACACCGCTTGAAGTAGAGGAAGGCCTTCAGAAGGCCATCCCCAAAAAGGACTGGTCAGCAGCGCATCACTGGCTGATATGGCACGGAAGGCGCGTATGCCATGCCAGAAAGCCTGACTGCGAAACCTGTATCCTGCAGGATGTATGTCCCTCCTGCACAGTCAGCGTCCCGCCGTGGAAAGGCTGA
- a CDS encoding FAD-dependent oxidoreductase → MDITDVIVIGAGPAGLNAALYASRKELSVKIISNDIGGQMLLTSEIENYLGFESISGFDLADKMEAHVRKYPVEFITAAVMNLEKNEDGNFVLHLDDGNTVVGKVCIITAGKHSRTLDIPGEAKFTGRGVSYCATCDAPFYRNKTVAIVGGGDSAVQAAVELGHLCPKVYLVVRSRIKAAEIMVKRMEELPNVEALIGYVPEEVKGDKKVNALVVKRKSDGEERELAVDGVFVEAGGIPNNSYLPEDVKTNSMGEIITNKDGETNIPGLYAAGDVTDCKNKQIIIAVGEGAAAALAAHDYLLRSGK, encoded by the coding sequence ATGGATATTACTGACGTTATTGTGATTGGTGCAGGCCCTGCAGGGCTGAACGCTGCTTTATACGCTTCCCGCAAGGAGCTCAGCGTAAAAATTATTTCAAATGATATTGGCGGACAGATGCTTCTGACCAGTGAAATTGAAAATTATCTCGGATTCGAATCCATTTCCGGTTTTGATCTGGCAGACAAGATGGAAGCACATGTAAGAAAATACCCGGTTGAATTTATCACCGCAGCCGTCATGAATCTTGAAAAGAATGAAGATGGAAATTTCGTCCTTCATCTGGATGATGGAAATACTGTCGTCGGGAAGGTCTGCATTATTACAGCCGGCAAGCACAGCCGCACGCTGGATATACCGGGAGAAGCCAAATTTACAGGCCGCGGCGTATCCTACTGCGCCACCTGTGATGCTCCATTCTACCGCAATAAGACCGTTGCCATTGTCGGCGGCGGAGACAGCGCTGTACAGGCAGCTGTAGAATTAGGACATCTTTGCCCGAAGGTATACCTTGTGGTCAGAAGCCGCATTAAAGCAGCTGAAATCATGGTCAAACGCATGGAAGAACTGCCTAATGTAGAAGCCCTTATCGGTTATGTTCCTGAAGAAGTCAAGGGTGACAAGAAGGTGAATGCCCTTGTCGTAAAACGCAAGAGTGATGGAGAAGAGCGTGAACTTGCCGTCGATGGTGTCTTTGTAGAAGCAGGCGGCATTCCGAATAATTCCTATCTTCCAGAAGACGTGAAGACTAACAGCATGGGAGAAATCATAACCAATAAGGACGGAGAGACAAACATTCCCGGCCTTTATGCAGCTGGTGATGTCACAGACTGCAAGAACAAGCAGATCATTATTGCTGTAGGAGAGGGGGCTGCCGCAGCATTAGCCGCTCACGACTACTTGCTGCGAAGCGGTAAATGA
- a CDS encoding nucleoside kinase, with protein MNITCEGKEYHFFDGATPQNLWNIVRGARKRTDAVLADFNGDIIDFQTPFPSDGAVKWISLESPKAHQAYLRSAIMLLVCAVKEVYGAKADVKIKHSLGKSIYCEFKDGHIPLQKELDILSERMRDIVREGRDITKIIVGKSRAIAFLRMKGLQEDAELLSQLDIDHLDVDQCGKVIDYFFGPMLPDMSFVRQFILRSYAPGFLLRIPQPGEEELKFGEEAPLFARVFLESQNWSELIGCHNLAELNHAIDTGKIYDFIAIAEALHEKRLAELADTICEQKPNIRLVCIAGPSSSGKTTFMKRLIVHLRVNGVKPVMLSLDDYFRNRDEMSEEDWESPKALDISLFENTVSALLEGGEVHLPHFNFITGKKEMSEETVRLGKGQPILVEGLHALNPALTYFVPGYQCMRVYVSALTQLTINDHNRISTSDTRLLRRLVRDVQFRGNGAEHTLEVWDSVRQGEGKNIFHYQNRADVVFNSALLYEIPVLKKMAEPLLHDIRPESKAYAEAQRLLEFLRPFRELDASVVPDNSLLREFIGYKGLGKSFLNH; from the coding sequence ATGAATATTACATGTGAAGGCAAGGAGTACCATTTCTTTGATGGCGCTACTCCGCAGAATTTATGGAATATCGTACGCGGCGCAAGAAAGCGCACAGATGCGGTGCTGGCTGATTTTAACGGAGATATTATAGATTTCCAGACGCCATTTCCAAGTGATGGAGCCGTCAAGTGGATATCACTGGAATCTCCGAAGGCCCACCAGGCTTATCTCAGGAGCGCCATTATGCTTCTGGTGTGCGCGGTAAAAGAAGTCTACGGGGCAAAAGCGGATGTCAAGATCAAGCATTCTTTGGGGAAATCCATTTACTGCGAATTCAAAGACGGACATATACCGCTCCAGAAAGAGCTGGATATCCTCTCAGAAAGAATGCGGGATATTGTCAGAGAAGGAAGGGACATTACCAAAATCATAGTGGGGAAAAGCAGAGCCATTGCCTTTCTCCGGATGAAGGGGCTCCAGGAGGATGCCGAGCTCCTTTCCCAGCTTGATATTGATCATCTGGATGTGGATCAGTGCGGAAAGGTCATTGATTACTTCTTCGGGCCGATGCTTCCGGATATGAGCTTTGTCAGGCAATTCATCCTTCGTTCCTATGCGCCCGGATTCCTGCTGAGGATTCCGCAGCCTGGAGAGGAGGAATTGAAATTCGGCGAGGAAGCCCCGTTGTTTGCACGCGTCTTTCTGGAATCCCAGAACTGGAGTGAATTAATTGGATGCCATAATCTGGCGGAACTTAATCATGCCATAGATACAGGCAAAATCTATGATTTTATTGCCATTGCTGAAGCGCTTCATGAAAAACGTCTGGCTGAACTGGCAGATACAATCTGCGAGCAGAAGCCCAATATACGGCTTGTGTGCATAGCAGGACCTTCTTCCTCCGGCAAGACAACGTTCATGAAACGGCTGATTGTCCACTTGAGAGTCAATGGCGTGAAACCGGTCATGCTCTCTTTGGATGACTATTTCCGGAACCGTGACGAGATGAGCGAGGAAGACTGGGAAAGCCCGAAGGCACTCGATATTTCTTTATTTGAAAATACCGTGTCCGCTCTTCTCGAAGGCGGAGAAGTGCATCTTCCTCATTTCAACTTTATCACTGGGAAAAAGGAAATGAGCGAGGAAACGGTAAGACTTGGAAAGGGACAGCCTATTTTAGTGGAAGGACTTCATGCGCTTAATCCTGCGCTGACATACTTCGTTCCAGGCTATCAATGCATGAGGGTCTATGTCAGTGCTCTGACACAGCTGACAATTAATGATCACAACCGTATTTCCACCTCCGATACAAGACTTTTAAGAAGACTTGTGAGAGACGTCCAGTTCAGAGGAAACGGGGCGGAGCATACGCTTGAGGTCTGGGATAGTGTAAGGCAGGGAGAAGGAAAGAATATCTTCCATTACCAGAACAGGGCCGATGTCGTATTCAATTCAGCTTTACTTTACGAAATACCGGTCCTTAAGAAAATGGCTGAACCGCTTCTTCACGATATCAGGCCTGAAAGCAAAGCTTATGCGGAGGCGCAGCGGCTGCTTGAATTCCTGCGCCCATTCCGGGAACTGGATGCGTCAGTTGTTCCGGATAATTCACTGCTGAGGGAATTCATAGGATACAAGGGACTGGGGAAATCTTTCCTGAATCATTAA